Part of the Chitinivibrionales bacterium genome, CTCATGAAATTCCTGAAGAATTTCGCGGTATCCATAGTTGCCCGCAATGCCTTTCCTGCAATGTTCTTCGGTAAGCTCCTTTTCTCTGAGAAAGGCCGGGTAATACAGTGGAGAAACACTGCAGTGGGAAAGATAGATGAATTCTTTCTTAATCGGAAACAATTCGGGTTCTCTCTTCAGCATCAGGGAAACCTTTCTATCGGGCGAGTATTATTGTATCGTCCCTTGTTCTTTTTCAAAGACAAAAGATTAAGAACGATAATATAACTTTTGCAAGTTATGTACTATTTTGAAAATACAAGGGGGTACTGTTATCCCCCATTCAACCCCGATACAAACTTTCCATACCCCTGTTCCTGGAGGTCTTCTTTGGGAATAAACCGAAGCGCGGCGGAATTAATACAATACCGAAGGCCGGTGGGCGGAGGACCATCATTAAAGACATGGCCCAAATGAGAATCTCCATACTTGCTGCGGACTTCAACTCCATTGATACCACCATTCCTACCGTTGATTTCAATGACATTTTCATCAACAAGGGGCTTATAAAAACTCGGCCACCCGGTGCCCGATTTAAATTTATGAGCAGAGGAAAAGAGTGGTTCACCCGAAACAATATCGACATAAATACCATCATCGTTATTATCCCAGTATTCATTATTAAAGGGAGGTTCGGTTCCATCTTGTTGCGTAATTTTGTACTGGAGCGATGTCAGATTGTTTTTAATGACTTCCTCGGGTGGCTTTGAATAAACGAGATTAACCGTATCACGATCACCCCATCGGCTGTCGAGGAATCCATCTCTTCCCGAACCGACCCGATATTTTTTATAGTGCTGCTCGTTTTTTTTGTAATAGTCCTGATGATATTCTTCTGCCCGATAGAATGGCCCTGCCGGACGAACCGGGGTCACGATTGGAGAGCTGAAAATTCCCGACATTTCCAGATTCGATTTTGACTGCTCCGCAAGCATCCGCTGCTTATCATTGTG contains:
- the msrA gene encoding peptide-methionine (S)-S-oxide reductase MsrA — protein: MKTVLSLFATGAFILSCNGTIPHNSDAIASAEEGMVVATFAGGCFWCMEPPFEKLEGVSEVISGYTGGEEDNPTYKQVSSGATGHVEAVQVLYDSTRIGYGMLLETYWQSIDPTDSAGQFADRGNQYAPAIFYHNDKQRMLAEQSKSNLEMSGIFSSPIVTPVRPAGPFYRAEEYHQDYYKKNEQHYKKYRVGSGRDGFLDSRWGDRDTVNLVYSKPPEEVIKNNLTSLQYKITQQDGTEPPFNNEYWDNNDDGIYVDIVSGEPLFSSAHKFKSGTGWPSFYKPLVDENVIEINGRNGGINGVEVRSKYGDSHLGHVFNDGPPPTGLRYCINSAALRFIPKEDLQEQGYGKFVSGLNGG